The genome window ATTGAATGAGTTAACCGTATCCCAAACTGGTACTGGTCTTCTGGTACAGGTACAACAGGTTGGGGAGGGTAATAGTGCAGTTATTACGCAATCATCACTGCTGCCCTAACCCGGTTTACTTCTTCAAATAAAAGGGCCAGAAACAAGTCAGTTTCTGGCCCTTTTATTTGAAGAGAATTTCAAAAAAATAGTGGATAATTACGTGAAAAATACGCCTATTTCGTGCTAAAAGCGCTTCTTTTTTTGTTATTTTATTAGAACGTAAACAACAACTTTAAGCACAGATGGAGTTAGCTAAATTACCCCAGTTACCGCTTCATACAAGCCAGCAGAAAGGGACTCGTACCACGCGTCGCAAAAGCAATGGAGCCGCTACAGCCGCGCTGCTTATCCAGATGGCAAGCGAAATTCTAACTGCTTCCCCAACGCTCCGAAAGAAGATCAACATTACACTGACCGATTTGGCCGCTGCGGATAAAGTGCGGAAGGAGTTAGCTAAAAAATCGCATTTGTTGATTTAATAATTTTCTAAAAAGCTTCACTGTTGTTAGTGAAGCTTTTTATTTATCGTACAAATTATAACTATTTAACGTATAAGGTGATATACTCGATATCAAAGGCACAGCCAGACGAGGCGCTGCCTCAGCACCTTCTGTTATTAGCAGACGAAAATCCCGACCTTATCGCAGTTTATTTACCGCACAGTGAAAGCTTCCTTCTAAAAGTTGATAACCAGATTCTGGGAGTTTGTTTGATTCAGCAGAAAGAGCAAATTGGCGAAATCATGAATATCGCTATCGAACCCGCTTTTCAGGGCCAGGGACTAGGCAAAGCCTTGTTACAGCACGTGATTGGGTTTGCCAGAGAGCAGGGCTTGCAGCGTCTCCTGATAAAGACGGGAAATTCAGGCATTGGCCAGATTGCTCTCTACCAGCAACAAGGCTTTGATCTGGTAGCCGTAAACTACAATTATTTTTTAGAGGCTTATCCCCAACCAATCTGGGAAAACGGTATTCGATGCAAACACCAGCTTGTCTTTGAGATAGCGTTTTCCTGATGGATTTGCTAGAGAAGTATGACAAAACACAAAACCCGCTAACTCATTTAGAGTCAGCGGGTTTCAACCGAAGGTTGTTGCCGGAGAAGGATTCGAACCCTCACAAACAGAACCAAAATCTGTCGTCCTACCTTTAGACGATCCGGCATTGCGAGTGCAAATATAGCCGGTTTTAGAATGAAAAAGCAAGCCTGTAGTCAAAAAAAGCTGAATATTATTTTCTAAAAAAACAGAACTTGCTGATTCTTAACGCTATCTTCTTCGCAAATTTTTATTCTTTTAGGCGCTAGCTACCTCCACGGAGGGGGCAATCTTTTTTACAAGCCCCTGCAATACTTTACCCGGACCACTTTCGATGAACTGAGTAGCGCCATCGGCAGTCATCGCCTCAACCAGTTGCGTCCAGCGAACGGGCGCGGTCAACTGCGCAATCAGATTGGCTTTGATCACCTCTACATCCGTCGACGGCTTTGCATTCACATTTTGATAAATTGGGCAGGCTGGGGTGTTAAAGGCTGTCGATTCGATCGCCTGTGCCAGTTCCTCGCGGGCCGGCTCCATCAGCGGCGAGTGAAAGGCCCCACCGACCTGCAAAGGCAATACGCGCTTCGCTCCCGCTTCTTTCAATTTTTCGCCCGCAACCCGCACGCCTTCCAGTGAACCAGAAATAACGACCTGTCCGGGACAGTTAAAATTGGCCGCAACCACCGTCTCTCCAGACAAAGCGGGGTCAGCCCCTACTTCAGCGCAGATTCGCTCAATAGTTGCATCGTCCAGATTAATGACAGCTGCCATTGTTGAAGGCTGCATTTCACAGGCTTTTTGCATGGCCGCCGCCCGCTTGGCAACCAATCTCAACCCGTCCTCGAAAGAGAGCGCTCCCGAAGCGACCAGCGCCGAAAACTCCCCGAGTGAATGCCCGGCTACCATATCTGGAGCAAAATCATCAAGTGTCAACGCCCGCACAACTGAGTGCAGAAAAACGGCGGGCTGGGTGACAGCGGTTTGCTTAAGCTCTTCGTCTGTACCCTCAAACATTATTTTTGTAATTTCAAAACCGAGAATTTCATTCGCCTTATCGAACATCTCCTTTGCTTTTGGCGATTGTTGGTATAAGTCTAGGCCCATCCCTCTGGCTTGCGCGCCTTGTCCGGGAAATACATATGCTTTTTTCATAGAATCAATTTTTAGCAAAAGTAGAAAGCTTCTTGCTTTTAATCCAAAAAACGCGCTCTTAGATCGGCCTGGCCCCCAACAACGGGAGGCGCCCCCAAAAAAGTGCTAGCGATTACGCGCGACAAAATCATAGAGCTGGTCAGGTAGAAAAAATAAAACGGGCCAGGTAGTGCCTAA of Tellurirhabdus bombi contains these proteins:
- the fabD gene encoding ACP S-malonyltransferase, which codes for MKKAYVFPGQGAQARGMGLDLYQQSPKAKEMFDKANEILGFEITKIMFEGTDEELKQTAVTQPAVFLHSVVRALTLDDFAPDMVAGHSLGEFSALVASGALSFEDGLRLVAKRAAAMQKACEMQPSTMAAVINLDDATIERICAEVGADPALSGETVVAANFNCPGQVVISGSLEGVRVAGEKLKEAGAKRVLPLQVGGAFHSPLMEPAREELAQAIESTAFNTPACPIYQNVNAKPSTDVEVIKANLIAQLTAPVRWTQLVEAMTADGATQFIESGPGKVLQGLVKKIAPSVEVASA
- a CDS encoding GNAT family N-acetyltransferase; amino-acid sequence: MIYSISKAQPDEALPQHLLLLADENPDLIAVYLPHSESFLLKVDNQILGVCLIQQKEQIGEIMNIAIEPAFQGQGLGKALLQHVIGFAREQGLQRLLIKTGNSGIGQIALYQQQGFDLVAVNYNYFLEAYPQPIWENGIRCKHQLVFEIAFS